A section of the Aricia agestis chromosome 4, ilAriAges1.1, whole genome shotgun sequence genome encodes:
- the LOC121726044 gene encoding uncharacterized protein LOC121726044 yields the protein MKILLCLAIFFIGSNCQQSVTKQKENRIVRPCSTSDIDCIRRYFGDHAQCRVTHGPVPDPMYFKHTYAFLPAANMTLTSDDFYRTNLNGRIEEFYINKETDKLLIALEFKNLTIYSNNSYLAYHRRAKEPIINKTTLRIFIERIINEMPSKFISLN from the exons atgaaaatattattgtgtctcGCAATATTCTTCATTGGCAGCAATTGCCAGCAGTCTGTGACCAAACAAAAAG agaacCGCATAGTGCGACCATGCTCCACCTCCGACATAGACTGTATCAGACGATACTTCGGTGACCATGCCCAGTGCCGGGTGACCCACGGTCCTGTCCCCGATCCCATGTACTTCAAGCACACTTACGCGTTCCTACCTGCAGCCAACATGACACTGACCAGTGATGACTTCTACCGTACTAATTTGAACGGCAGGATCGAGGAGTTTTA CATCAACAAGGAAACCGACAAGCTGTTGATAGCTTTGGAGTTCAAGAACCTGACTATATATTCCAACAACAGTTACTTGGCTTACCACAGAAGAGCCAAGGAGCCCATTATTAACAAAACCACCCTAAGGATATTTATCG AAAGAATAATAAACGAAATGCCTTCTAAATTCATCTCGTTAAATTAA